The following are from one region of the Salvia hispanica cultivar TCC Black 2014 chromosome 1, UniMelb_Shisp_WGS_1.0, whole genome shotgun sequence genome:
- the LOC125185259 gene encoding uncharacterized protein LOC125185259 translates to MSSWTSELSFCLARCSCAIIVSYTYAKHFSYASHDCRFSEFGVDGGPAAKSLKPKYDVFSKHVVTQTGIQIPHVDMKHLILGAIVLKSLGSLLFVFDSTFGAVILLLHQAIATPILYDFYNYEADQREFNQLFVKFTQGLALLGALLYFIGMKNSLPRRSSKRKAATKAKTN, encoded by the exons ATGAG ttcTTGGACCTCTGAACTCTCTTTTTGTTTAGCCCGTTGCAGCTGTGCTATCATTGTAAGCTATACATATGCAAAACACTTTTCTTATGCGTCCCATGATTGCAGGTTCAGCGAATTTGGAGTTGATGGTGGTCCTGCTGCGAAGAGTTTGAAGCCGAAATATGATGTTTTCTCCAAGCATGTAGTGACCCAAACTGGAATTCAAATCCCTCACGTAGAT ATGAAACATTTGATACTGGGGGCTATCGTCTTGAAATCTCTCGGAAGCCTCCTATTTGTCTTTGATAGCACTTTTGGAGCTGTGATCCTG CTGCTGCATCAAGCCATTGCAACTCCCATCTTGTATGACTTCTACAACTATGAAGCTGACCAGAGAGAGTTTAATCAACTCTTTGTCAAGTTTACACAG GGTTTGGCATTGCTCGGAGCTCTTCTCTACTTCATTGGGATGAAGAACTCATTGCCAAGGCGATCATCAAAGAGGAAGGCGGCCACTAAAGCAAAAACCAATTAG
- the LOC125210637 gene encoding uncharacterized protein LOC125210637 produces the protein MGFFSFLGRVLFASIFILSAWQMYNEFGDNGGPAAEKWAPKLALVKNRIDGIIGKNNFHIDARTFVAASIFLNGFGGLLFVLGSSFGAYLLMYYLILTTPLMHDFYNYKAGRPEFFRVLSGFLQGAALVGALLFFLGMKNSITRKQPKKKIIKSKAA, from the exons ATGggtttcttttctttccttGGACGTGTGCTCTTCGCTTCCATCTTCATCCTCTCTGCATGGCAAAT GTACAATGAATTTGGAGACAATGGTGGACCTGCAGCGGAAAAGTGGGCTCCCAAATTGGCTCTGGTCAAGAATCGTATTGATGGAATAATTGGGAAAAACAATTTCCACATTGAT GCCAGGACTTTCGTTGCTGCATCCATCTTCTTGAATGGGTTCGGTGGACTTCTATTTGTCCTTGGCAGCAGTTTTGGTGCTTATCTTCTG ATGTATTACTTGATATTGACAACTCCTTTGATGCATGACTTCTACAACTACAAAGCCGGGAGGCCAGAGTTTTTCAGAGTTCTGTCCGGGTTTCTTCAG GGTGCGGCGCTTGTTGGTGCATTGCTGTTCTTCCTTGGAATGAAGAACTCGATTACAAGGAAGCAACCCAAGAAAAAGATCATCAAATCGAAGGCTGCTTAA